A region of Mycobacteriales bacterium DNA encodes the following proteins:
- a CDS encoding ArsR family transcriptional regulator — protein MKTAGVKARVRGRVVPADEAAERRTRVKVARSLLEHGPSTVAELAQRLGLTTAAIRRHLDAALADGTIVAHEERPSGPRGRGRPARRFGLTDAGHAAGPTAYDAVAVSALRYLRDYVGEAAVEDFARRRIAEWEARYADRIAALPLDERPQALAEALADDGYASTVHDTALGVQVCQHHCPVQHVAEEFPVLCEVETEAIGRLVGRHVQRLATIARGDGVCTTHIPLTDVTTRPTSGRTAS, from the coding sequence GTGAAAACCGCAGGCGTGAAGGCGCGGGTGCGCGGCCGGGTCGTCCCTGCCGATGAGGCTGCCGAGCGGCGGACCCGGGTGAAGGTCGCCCGCTCGCTGCTCGAACACGGCCCGTCCACGGTCGCCGAGCTGGCGCAGCGGCTCGGGCTCACGACGGCCGCGATCCGGCGGCACCTCGATGCCGCGCTCGCCGACGGCACGATCGTGGCGCACGAGGAGCGTCCGAGCGGCCCGCGTGGTCGCGGGCGGCCGGCCCGGCGGTTCGGCCTGACCGACGCCGGTCATGCGGCCGGACCGACGGCGTACGACGCGGTCGCGGTGTCCGCGCTGCGCTACCTGCGGGACTACGTCGGCGAGGCCGCGGTCGAGGACTTCGCGCGGCGGCGGATCGCCGAGTGGGAGGCGCGCTACGCCGACCGGATCGCGGCGCTGCCGCTCGACGAGCGCCCGCAGGCGCTGGCCGAGGCGCTGGCCGACGACGGGTACGCCTCGACCGTGCACGACACCGCGCTCGGCGTTCAGGTCTGCCAGCACCACTGCCCGGTTCAGCACGTCGCCGAGGAGTTCCCGGTGCTGTGCGAGGTCGAGACCGAGGCGATCGGCCGGCTGGTCGGCCGCCACGTCCAACGGCTCGCGACGATCGCCCGCGGCGACGGCGTCTGCACGACCCACATCCCGCTCACCGATGTCACCACCCGCCCCACGTCCGGAAGGACTGCTTCATGA
- a CDS encoding ABC transporter ATP-binding protein, which yields MAAVEVSELAKSYTGTPAVADVSFTAAAGAITAVLGPNGAGKTTTIEICAGLRRADRGSVRVLGLDPATDAPALATRVGIMPQGGSGASGVYPSARADEVLGLYAALYAVPLPVEGLIERLGLGSVARTPWRRLSGGEQQRLSLALAVVGRPEAVFLDEPTAGLDVQGRHSTWELVRELRAAGVAVVVTTHAIDEAEQLADSVVIIDAGRVVATGPPAVLTRASGTGRRLSFTGPPGLPIAELLLALPAGSNVAEPDPGRYVVTADITPNLAAAVTTWCAARGVLPEGLATGARSLEDVFLELTGRGVRS from the coding sequence GTGGCCGCCGTCGAGGTGAGCGAGCTCGCCAAGAGCTACACCGGAACCCCTGCAGTGGCCGACGTCAGCTTCACCGCGGCGGCCGGCGCGATCACGGCTGTGCTGGGCCCGAACGGCGCCGGCAAGACCACCACGATCGAGATCTGCGCCGGGCTGCGCCGGGCCGACCGCGGCTCGGTCCGGGTGCTGGGACTCGATCCGGCCACCGATGCACCCGCCCTCGCCACGCGGGTCGGGATCATGCCGCAGGGTGGCTCCGGTGCAAGCGGCGTGTATCCCAGCGCCCGCGCCGACGAGGTCCTCGGCCTCTACGCCGCGCTCTATGCCGTCCCGCTACCGGTCGAGGGCCTGATCGAGCGGCTCGGGCTCGGCAGCGTCGCTCGCACCCCGTGGCGGCGCCTGTCCGGTGGGGAGCAGCAACGCCTGTCGCTGGCGCTCGCCGTGGTCGGCCGGCCCGAGGCGGTCTTCCTCGACGAGCCCACCGCCGGGCTCGACGTTCAGGGTCGGCACTCGACCTGGGAGCTGGTCCGTGAGCTGCGGGCCGCCGGCGTCGCGGTCGTCGTCACGACCCACGCGATCGACGAAGCCGAGCAGCTGGCCGACTCCGTGGTCATCATCGACGCCGGCCGGGTGGTCGCCACCGGGCCGCCGGCCGTCCTGACGCGGGCGAGCGGCACCGGGCGCCGGCTGTCCTTCACCGGCCCGCCCGGTCTCCCGATTGCCGAGCTCCTCCTGGCGCTACCCGCGGGGAGCAACGTCGCCGAGCCCGATCCGGGCCGCTACGTCGTGACCGCGGACATCACTCCCAACCTGGCCGCGGCCGTCACCACGTGGTGTGCGGCGCGCGGCGTGCTCCCGGAGGGCCTCGCGACCGGCGCCCGCAGCCTCGAGGACGTCTTCCTCGAGCTCACCGGGCGAGGGGTTCGGTCATGA